The Kroppenstedtia pulmonis genome has a segment encoding these proteins:
- a CDS encoding response regulator transcription factor, giving the protein MESIRLLIADDDKEIRDLLKRYLERELYKVDVVADGEEALHLFDQYKYNLIILDLMMPKVDGIEVCRRLRNKTNVPILMLTAKDQEVDKILGLSIGADDYITKPFSIHEVVARVKALLRRFLILGSDDSSCDKTIIKFKGISIDLKKCTVTVAGKEVSLTAKELQLLKFFVTHPEQVFTKTQLFRNVWDSDYLEDDNTVMVHIRKLRKKIELDPSHPQFIQTVWGIGYKFVGEKDEQ; this is encoded by the coding sequence ATGGAATCGATCCGATTGCTTATAGCAGATGATGATAAAGAAATCAGAGATTTATTAAAAAGATACCTGGAACGGGAATTATACAAGGTTGATGTCGTAGCAGATGGAGAGGAAGCTCTTCATTTGTTTGATCAATACAAATACAACCTCATCATATTAGACCTCATGATGCCCAAGGTTGATGGTATAGAGGTATGTAGAAGACTCAGGAACAAAACCAATGTGCCGATCCTGATGCTAACTGCCAAGGATCAAGAGGTGGATAAGATTTTAGGTCTCAGTATAGGAGCCGATGATTATATTACCAAGCCTTTTAGTATTCATGAGGTCGTCGCCAGAGTCAAAGCTCTTCTGAGAAGATTTTTAATACTGGGTAGTGACGACAGTTCTTGTGACAAAACCATTATCAAGTTTAAAGGCATATCCATTGATCTGAAAAAATGCACCGTCACCGTAGCCGGAAAAGAAGTGTCTTTAACTGCAAAGGAACTCCAACTGCTCAAGTTTTTCGTTACCCATCCTGAACAAGTATTTACAAAGACACAACTGTTCCGTAATGTTTGGGACAGTGATTATTTGGAAGATGATAATACAGTGATGGTACACATCAGAAAACTTCGGAAAAAAATAGAATTGGATCCCTCGCATCCGCAATTTATTCAAACTGTATGGGGAATCGGGTACAAGTTTGTAGGTGAAAAAGATGAACAATGA
- a CDS encoding sensor histidine kinase, whose amino-acid sequence MNNDKMIILVIFQFIIITGLLLLEINGHLLGIWKTVLYTSLFVITASLLFIHFRSRTKLKLTITELKRVMEGNVKTRLFVKNDDHLFNEMIFSINELIDKLEQVQVETVKSQTARRRLLSNISHDIRTPVTSIIGYVDALKDGIATSQEEKQEYLTILSKKSNSLKQLIDEIFHMAKLEADEVRFNTELLDFAEVVRESLIEFLHELKKYGMELKVEIPEKNCWIMADRLSLVRMISNIIHNAIRYGKEGKVLGVKLTETPREYQLLIWDQGPGISKEHLENVFERMYRSDQSRNPKNGGSGLGLAITKALVEKNRGRIWAESIPWEKTTFGFSIPKYDHSN is encoded by the coding sequence ATGAACAATGACAAAATGATTATTCTTGTTATCTTTCAATTTATAATCATTACCGGTCTTTTACTTTTAGAAATCAATGGCCATCTTCTAGGTATATGGAAAACGGTTTTATATACATCCCTATTTGTTATAACAGCATCTCTCTTATTCATCCATTTCCGCTCTCGTACAAAGCTAAAACTTACGATTACGGAACTAAAACGAGTCATGGAGGGAAATGTAAAAACAAGGTTATTTGTCAAGAATGATGATCACTTGTTTAATGAAATGATTTTTTCTATAAACGAATTGATTGATAAGCTGGAACAGGTTCAAGTCGAGACTGTCAAATCACAAACAGCTAGAAGAAGACTCCTGTCCAACATTTCCCATGATATCCGAACACCGGTTACTTCTATAATCGGATATGTAGATGCCCTTAAGGATGGGATCGCTACCTCACAAGAAGAAAAACAAGAGTACCTTACGATCCTATCAAAAAAATCCAACAGCCTAAAACAATTGATCGATGAAATATTTCATATGGCAAAGTTGGAGGCAGATGAAGTTCGATTTAATACAGAACTCCTTGATTTTGCAGAAGTAGTCAGGGAATCGTTGATCGAGTTTTTGCATGAGCTAAAAAAGTACGGTATGGAGTTAAAGGTTGAGATTCCGGAAAAAAATTGTTGGATCATGGCTGACCGACTAAGCCTTGTACGGATGATAAGTAATATCATCCATAATGCTATACGTTATGGCAAAGAAGGAAAAGTATTGGGAGTAAAGCTTACCGAAACCCCTCGTGAATACCAACTCCTTATTTGGGACCAGGGACCCGGGATTTCAAAAGAACATCTTGAAAACGTGTTTGAAAGAATGTATCGAAGTGATCAATCCCGGAACCCTAAAAACGGAGGCAGTGGCTTGGGTCTTGCCATTACCAAAGCGCTGGTGGAAAAAAACCGAGGAAGGATATGGGCAGAAAGTATACCATGGGAAAAAACCACTTTCGGCTTTTCTATCCCTAAATATGACCATTCCAACTGA
- a CDS encoding ABC transporter ATP-binding protein, with amino-acid sequence MSAVIKTTNLTKIYGNQKSVDHLNITVNQGDIYGFLGRNGAGKTTTIRMLVGLIKPTHGQIEIFGENLFKNQRRILRRIGSIVEVPGFYGNLTARENLLINARLIGIHKKNAIEEALEIVGLHHETKKLVGNYSLGMKQRLGIARALLHYPELLILDEPTNGLDPIGIKEMRRLIKTLAKERNITIFISSHILSEIEQLVDHMGIIHEGKLLEESSFDKLQKRNRKYLEFQVSNDNKAAMLLENHFDIYDYEVHHDGNIRVYSHFGKQGLINQLFVQHGIEVSKIMMSEDRLEDYFTRLVGGGTIG; translated from the coding sequence ATGAGTGCAGTGATAAAAACCACAAATCTAACCAAGATTTATGGCAATCAGAAATCGGTGGATCACTTAAATATAACTGTGAATCAAGGCGATATTTATGGTTTTTTGGGACGAAACGGTGCAGGCAAAACGACTACAATCCGAATGCTAGTGGGGTTAATCAAACCTACCCATGGGCAGATTGAAATATTCGGAGAAAATTTATTCAAAAATCAAAGACGGATTTTAAGGAGAATCGGATCGATCGTTGAAGTACCGGGGTTTTATGGAAACCTCACAGCCAGGGAAAATTTATTAATCAATGCCAGACTCATCGGGATTCATAAGAAAAATGCAATTGAGGAAGCATTGGAGATCGTAGGACTACACCATGAAACAAAAAAGCTGGTAGGGAATTACTCCTTGGGAATGAAGCAGAGATTAGGAATCGCCAGGGCTCTTCTCCATTATCCTGAGTTATTAATATTGGATGAGCCAACCAACGGTTTGGATCCGATCGGTATCAAAGAAATGCGGAGACTCATTAAAACCCTGGCCAAAGAAAGAAACATAACCATCTTCATATCCAGTCATATTTTATCAGAAATAGAACAGTTGGTAGATCATATGGGGATTATTCATGAAGGGAAACTCCTGGAAGAGAGTTCATTTGATAAGCTGCAAAAAAGAAATCGTAAATATCTTGAGTTCCAGGTATCAAACGACAATAAAGCAGCGATGCTCCTGGAAAACCACTTTGATATATATGATTACGAAGTTCATCATGATGGAAATATCCGCGTGTATTCTCACTTTGGAAAACAGGGATTAATCAATCAATTGTTTGTGCAACATGGTATCGAGGTTTCAAAGATTATGATGAGTGAAGACAGATTGGAGGACTATTTTACAAGATTAGTTGGAGGTGGCACGATTGGCTAA
- a CDS encoding ABC transporter permease, producing the protein MANLLYTELLKLRRSKMFLISIFGAAVAPIMVVVASYIHMKTKQPTLPILFDELFYNTSLYTVLAIGAPLYGVVTAYLFNREYVEDTLKNLLTIPVSRTAFIMSKLLLLFIWIMILTSVAWILTFILGLIGQFEGLNALLIATSFRQFCTGGALLFILSTPIVLITLVAKNYVPPIIFTIVITLINVMTANSEHRGLFPWGAAGDIANDTLLPTYPPEYSYISIAATSVIGFIATIIYFKKVDIQ; encoded by the coding sequence TTGGCTAATCTGTTATATACCGAACTCTTAAAGCTCAGACGCTCGAAGATGTTCTTAATCAGCATCTTCGGGGCAGCAGTGGCTCCTATTATGGTGGTTGTCGCATCGTATATTCATATGAAAACAAAACAACCCACTCTGCCCATTCTATTCGATGAGCTTTTTTACAACACCAGTTTGTACACTGTTTTAGCTATCGGTGCCCCCCTGTATGGAGTGGTTACGGCTTATCTGTTTAACCGAGAATACGTGGAGGACACATTAAAAAATTTGTTAACGATCCCTGTGTCACGAACAGCCTTTATTATGAGTAAATTACTACTTTTATTTATATGGATCATGATATTGACTTCAGTTGCCTGGATCCTCACTTTCATACTGGGATTGATTGGTCAGTTTGAAGGTTTAAATGCCCTATTAATCGCAACATCATTCAGACAATTCTGCACAGGAGGGGCATTGCTTTTTATCCTGTCAACCCCCATTGTCCTTATTACCCTTGTGGCGAAGAATTATGTACCGCCCATTATCTTTACGATTGTGATCACCTTGATCAACGTCATGACTGCAAACTCGGAACACAGAGGGTTGTTTCCATGGGGAGCAGCAGGAGACATCGCAAATGATACGCTTCTCCCCACATATCCGCCGGAGTATTCTTATATTTCCATTGCTGCTACATCTGTCATTGGATTCATCGCAACTATCATCTACTTTAAAAAGGTGGATATTCAATAA
- a CDS encoding undecaprenyl-diphosphatase, with amino-acid sequence MDFTIFQWINGLAGENRFLDGFMMFMTDYGPYGFALILFLMLLNWRSKTQRISGLYTGATLTLALALSFGIGQLWPRERPFVVHDHVNVLLHHAADSSFPSDHTTGAFAIAFALWYHNRLLGGTMLIFALLIGISRPFVGHHYPGDVLAGIIVAFLAATVVQFIRTKWEQTGSTENTLSSRQR; translated from the coding sequence ATGGACTTCACAATTTTTCAATGGATCAACGGTCTGGCTGGAGAAAATCGCTTTTTGGATGGTTTCATGATGTTTATGACGGATTATGGTCCTTACGGATTTGCCTTGATTCTGTTCCTGATGCTCCTCAACTGGCGTTCCAAAACACAACGGATCAGCGGTCTCTATACAGGTGCGACCTTGACCCTCGCTTTGGCCTTAAGCTTTGGGATCGGTCAACTGTGGCCCCGTGAGCGCCCCTTCGTGGTCCATGACCACGTCAATGTACTGCTTCATCATGCCGCGGATTCCTCTTTTCCCAGCGATCATACAACTGGAGCTTTTGCCATTGCATTTGCACTTTGGTACCACAATCGCCTCCTAGGCGGGACGATGCTGATATTTGCATTGTTGATCGGTATTTCCCGTCCCTTTGTAGGTCATCATTACCCTGGAGATGTATTGGCAGGAATCATCGTAGCATTCTTGGCCGCAACGGTGGTACAATTTATTCGAACAAAATGGGAACAAACGGGTTCCACTGAAAACACCCTTTCATCCCGGCAAAGATGA
- a CDS encoding CHAT domain-containing protein: MKVALIVGDTGNEAHAIRYTLEDFGAEVMTKWIGRPNAFLTALTKEGLYPGFDTLVLSFHGDDGFFLMPELGEEVYEEGEPRGDIGPKEIRQFASLEGKTVLSTGCETGKSKLAQAFLDAGCKAYIAPEEAVDGNATVIFTQLFFYEKIQNNRRTEEAFRLAQGIDSETGYFRLFQKKE, translated from the coding sequence ATGAAAGTAGCTTTAATCGTTGGAGATACAGGAAATGAAGCTCATGCAATTCGGTACACTCTTGAGGATTTTGGCGCTGAAGTGATGACCAAGTGGATCGGTCGACCCAATGCATTTCTTACCGCATTGACGAAGGAGGGGCTCTATCCCGGTTTTGACACATTGGTACTTTCATTCCATGGGGATGACGGATTCTTTTTGATGCCGGAACTCGGTGAAGAAGTCTATGAGGAAGGAGAACCTCGGGGAGACATTGGACCAAAAGAAATTCGGCAATTTGCTTCTCTTGAAGGGAAAACGGTGTTGTCCACAGGCTGTGAAACAGGTAAAAGCAAGTTGGCTCAGGCCTTTCTTGATGCAGGTTGTAAAGCGTATATAGCCCCGGAAGAAGCAGTGGACGGAAACGCCACCGTGATCTTCACCCAACTTTTCTTCTATGAAAAAATACAAAATAACCGAAGGACAGAAGAAGCCTTTCGTCTTGCTCAAGGGATTGACAGTGAAACCGGGTACTTTCGCCTTTTTCAAAAGAAGGAGTAG
- a CDS encoding response regulator transcription factor — MKNILIVDDEIKIREVLSSYLSHAGYNTLEAGTGRKALNIHREVRVDFIILDLMLPDLTGEEVCREIRRQSAVPILMLTAKVEERHRLEGLAIGADDYVIKPFSPREIVARVQAILRRSSDDLLAERISFNDGDLIVDTRAKTVYKSGQPVHLTPIEYRLIHILARDPGRSFLREELVEKLFGFDYSGGERTIDQHVKNLRNKVENDPKNPTYFKTVFGFGYRFEGGKT, encoded by the coding sequence ATGAAGAACATCCTGATTGTTGATGATGAAATAAAAATTCGTGAAGTACTCTCCTCCTATCTTTCCCATGCAGGATATAACACCTTGGAAGCTGGGACAGGGAGAAAAGCCCTTAACATCCATCGTGAAGTAAGAGTGGACTTTATTATTTTAGACTTGATGCTTCCTGACCTTACCGGTGAAGAGGTCTGCCGGGAAATTCGCCGACAATCTGCCGTACCCATCCTGATGCTGACTGCAAAAGTAGAGGAGCGGCACCGCCTGGAGGGACTTGCCATCGGGGCTGACGACTATGTGATTAAACCCTTTAGTCCCCGTGAAATCGTCGCCAGGGTACAGGCCATCCTCCGACGATCTTCAGATGATTTACTAGCCGAGCGGATCTCCTTTAACGATGGGGATCTAATCGTGGACACTCGGGCGAAGACCGTCTATAAATCGGGACAACCGGTTCACTTGACCCCGATTGAATACCGACTCATTCATATCCTGGCCCGTGATCCAGGGCGATCCTTTTTGAGGGAAGAGCTTGTGGAAAAACTCTTTGGATTTGATTATTCCGGAGGGGAACGTACAATTGACCAACATGTAAAAAATCTACGAAATAAAGTGGAAAACGATCCCAAAAACCCGACATATTTTAAAACGGTATTTGGTTTTGGATACCGGTTTGAGGGTGGGAAGACATGA
- a CDS encoding sensor histidine kinase: MNRKLQFRLTVAFIGVAAGIVVVATTVFILETHYHFFIYQRQFPDADSIQGLIHHFEQALIQSLMWTALGAVILAIALSWLVARRITAPLVTMRKGAEAIMKGNLQNRVPVHGKDELAELGQSLNHLTEELERQEHLRRQLTSDVAHELRTPLATLKSHMEAFEDGIWQPTPDRLQAVTDEIDRLIGLVWDMEQLTLLESPEFELVQKEEELCAIVEQTIINMRTSFDQKGVTLHSDCDDSIQAYVDRRRMTQVFVNLLSNALKFTPKGGKVIVRAKQQKEATILTVEDTGEGIPAEELKQVFERFYRVDPSRNRQSGGSGIGLTIVKKLVESHSGSIRIESKPGIGTSVHIHLPNQNSLKQLVVSSSFPHK; encoded by the coding sequence ATGAATCGAAAGCTCCAATTTCGGCTGACGGTGGCATTTATCGGAGTGGCGGCGGGAATCGTGGTGGTCGCAACCACCGTCTTCATCTTGGAGACCCACTACCATTTTTTCATCTATCAACGCCAGTTTCCGGATGCTGATTCAATCCAAGGTCTCATTCATCATTTTGAGCAAGCCCTGATTCAGTCCCTTATGTGGACAGCGTTGGGGGCTGTGATTTTGGCAATTGCCCTCAGCTGGCTGGTGGCCCGTCGAATCACCGCTCCGCTGGTCACCATGCGAAAAGGGGCCGAAGCCATTATGAAAGGAAACCTTCAAAACCGGGTTCCCGTACATGGAAAAGACGAGCTTGCAGAATTAGGACAATCCTTGAATCATTTGACTGAGGAATTAGAACGCCAAGAGCATCTTCGACGGCAATTGACCTCTGATGTCGCCCATGAACTAAGAACACCCCTGGCTACTCTGAAAAGCCACATGGAGGCCTTCGAAGACGGAATCTGGCAACCCACACCTGATCGCCTTCAGGCAGTTACCGATGAAATTGACCGCCTGATTGGTCTGGTCTGGGACATGGAACAGTTGACCTTGCTGGAGTCACCGGAATTTGAACTGGTGCAAAAAGAGGAAGAGCTCTGTGCAATTGTGGAGCAGACGATTATCAATATGCGTACTTCCTTTGACCAAAAAGGCGTCACGTTACATTCGGATTGTGATGATTCCATTCAGGCATACGTGGATCGCCGACGGATGACCCAAGTGTTCGTCAACCTTCTTTCCAACGCCCTTAAATTCACCCCGAAGGGCGGAAAAGTCATTGTAAGAGCCAAACAACAGAAAGAAGCGACAATCCTGACCGTTGAGGACACCGGAGAGGGCATCCCCGCGGAAGAGCTAAAGCAGGTATTTGAGCGTTTTTATCGTGTGGACCCTTCACGTAACCGGCAGTCCGGAGGCAGCGGAATCGGACTTACCATCGTGAAAAAACTGGTGGAATCCCACTCCGGTTCCATCAGAATTGAAAGTAAACCTGGTATAGGAACGTCTGTCCATATTCACTTACCGAACCAAAACAGTTTGAAGCAGTTGGTGGTTTCCTCATCATTTCCTCACAAGTAA
- a CDS encoding cell wall-binding repeat-containing protein → MRRKTTIAISSLLILTLVFTGCSSPVNKEHESMNHDDIEKGESSEMEPMLDQKENKGGSQNRLSMNTKNITRINQDDPVNVAVETSQLVWPASHEGNRPGTILLGDKEDWQTNLPAMTLVHHPNDGPLLYAEKNSIPKATMDELKRLNPKGSKKNQGIQVVLTGNFSDNVRKQLAEEGLKVDTVKGNNPADTAAKVDAYYTKASGDLPQSVIVGSMDAPEYTLPAANWIAHMPEPLLYVGKESVPKETIDALKNRKDKPHIYILGPEAAISASVEKELKQYGEVKRISGKTPEENAIAFAKFKDKSTKFGWGVTTPGHGLTFSRTDNVESAIVSAPFSHLGKHAPMLLLDQDKLSEPMHHYLMSLQPKFKDDPTVGPYNHAYVIGSEKRIPFTTQGLIDQILEITPESGDGHGGH, encoded by the coding sequence ATGAGAAGGAAAACAACCATTGCTATCAGTTCTCTCCTGATTCTCACCCTGGTTTTTACTGGGTGTTCCTCTCCCGTAAACAAAGAGCATGAAAGCATGAATCATGATGACATAGAAAAAGGTGAATCCTCCGAGATGGAACCGATGCTGGATCAAAAAGAAAACAAAGGCGGCAGTCAAAACCGACTCTCCATGAACACGAAGAACATCACCCGTATCAATCAGGACGACCCGGTGAATGTAGCCGTGGAAACCTCACAGCTCGTCTGGCCTGCTTCCCATGAAGGCAACCGACCAGGCACCATCCTGCTTGGGGACAAGGAAGATTGGCAAACAAACCTTCCCGCAATGACCCTCGTCCACCATCCTAACGACGGGCCGTTGCTCTATGCTGAGAAAAACAGCATCCCCAAGGCAACCATGGACGAGCTGAAACGGCTCAATCCGAAAGGGAGCAAGAAAAACCAAGGAATTCAGGTTGTATTAACCGGCAACTTTTCTGATAATGTCCGCAAGCAGTTAGCAGAGGAAGGACTGAAGGTGGATACCGTTAAAGGAAACAATCCTGCGGACACTGCTGCCAAAGTGGATGCCTACTATACCAAGGCCAGCGGTGATTTGCCGCAAAGCGTGATCGTCGGATCGATGGATGCACCGGAATATACTCTCCCGGCTGCCAACTGGATCGCCCATATGCCTGAACCACTCTTGTACGTTGGTAAGGAGAGTGTCCCCAAAGAGACCATCGATGCTTTAAAAAATCGAAAAGATAAACCTCATATTTACATTCTCGGCCCGGAAGCCGCCATCTCTGCTTCCGTGGAAAAAGAACTGAAACAGTATGGCGAGGTAAAGCGCATCAGCGGCAAAACCCCAGAGGAGAACGCCATCGCCTTCGCCAAATTCAAAGATAAATCGACTAAATTCGGGTGGGGGGTAACCACTCCAGGCCATGGCTTGACCTTTAGCCGAACAGACAATGTGGAATCAGCGATTGTTAGCGCACCCTTCTCTCATCTGGGTAAACATGCTCCCATGCTTCTCCTGGATCAGGATAAACTGTCAGAACCCATGCACCATTATCTAATGAGCCTGCAGCCCAAGTTTAAGGACGACCCTACTGTCGGACCGTACAACCATGCATATGTAATCGGGTCAGAGAAAAGGATTCCCTTTACCACACAAGGATTGATCGATCAGATTCTGGAGATCACCCCTGAAAGCGGTGACGGCCACGGCGGACATTGA
- a CDS encoding winged helix-turn-helix transcriptional regulator produces the protein MKDTCDGVDTALDIIVGKWKPIILFHLMENGTMRFNELKRAIPRITQKMLTSQLRELEFHDIVHRKVYAQVPPKVEYSLTDYGNDMIPILKTMQEWGISHIQHLETVRGNLHNR, from the coding sequence ATGAAGGATACATGTGATGGCGTAGACACAGCTTTGGATATTATCGTAGGAAAATGGAAGCCGATTATTCTTTTCCACTTAATGGAGAACGGGACGATGCGCTTCAACGAATTAAAAAGAGCCATCCCACGAATTACCCAAAAAATGCTTACCTCCCAACTAAGAGAACTTGAGTTTCATGATATTGTTCATCGAAAAGTATATGCACAAGTACCGCCGAAGGTAGAATATTCTTTAACGGATTATGGAAATGATATGATTCCAATCTTAAAAACAATGCAAGAATGGGGTATCTCTCATATACAACATTTGGAAACCGTTCGTGGGAACCTCCACAATCGCTAG
- a CDS encoding DoxX family protein, protein MFTLSVILQVILGLGFLFFGVTKFISKQMVEGFEHFGLPQWLRVVTGVLEILGAAGLIVGIWNPVIAILSSIGLAITMFFAILTHARARDPFSSMVMPGILLILLVIVAFLN, encoded by the coding sequence GTGTTTACCTTATCTGTTATTTTACAAGTCATTCTCGGTTTAGGGTTCTTATTTTTTGGTGTAACTAAATTTATATCGAAACAGATGGTGGAAGGATTTGAGCATTTCGGACTTCCACAATGGTTACGAGTTGTGACAGGGGTTTTGGAGATACTCGGGGCCGCCGGTCTTATTGTCGGTATTTGGAATCCGGTTATCGCTATTTTATCCAGTATTGGGCTTGCGATTACTATGTTTTTCGCCATTTTAACACATGCCCGTGCTCGTGATCCATTTTCAAGCATGGTGATGCCGGGTATCCTGCTTATCTTACTCGTTATTGTTGCTTTTCTTAATTAA
- a CDS encoding recombinase family protein, which translates to MMVYCAIYARVSTDKQGDSVEHQVSLLSEFAKGRGWEVREDSIYEDEGLSATSKALWERPSMYRLLKDAERGHFQVVLFKGISRLARDEEEAIGTANRLKSKGLRMISLEENYDSQTTPDMIFTLHASMAKYEAEKLSVRVRLGNIEKAKRGRWTSGTCPIGYRIREGRLERDPEYAPVVRRIFDMYLEGKGIHTIIKTLNREEIPTPRGVPWGHSTISRMLKNEAYTGTLLYNKTGERVIREYDDETGRVKKKRTAVPKKKTEWVVVENAHEEIVSKEEFNKVQGIIRHRAVKRSPNKQYPLSGLAKCAMCGGTLVACKKKNNYGKLYYYYRCFTYHSQGKAVCEGVSIVMHKLNTIVQYKLQQQLSAIRNDFDFWQQYKENDLLTVTIEKQIKEMEGKIRRKQKDIADLFNQRRFFDEDTYRKILEDKKNGIMQLRERRGNLEDTWVQTSTGGAKLQKIHDTMDQFFLIKEIRSEQTRDLFERFLDSVIVDKDSIEINYSVGFRPLNI; encoded by the coding sequence ATGATGGTCTACTGCGCCATTTATGCCCGGGTCTCAACGGATAAACAAGGGGATTCAGTCGAACATCAGGTCTCTTTGTTGAGTGAATTTGCAAAAGGCAGAGGATGGGAGGTTCGGGAAGATTCCATTTATGAGGATGAAGGATTATCCGCTACCAGTAAGGCATTGTGGGAGCGTCCTTCGATGTATCGGCTTCTGAAGGATGCAGAAAGGGGTCATTTTCAAGTTGTGCTTTTTAAGGGGATCTCCCGGCTGGCTCGAGATGAAGAAGAGGCGATTGGTACGGCTAACCGCTTGAAATCCAAAGGGCTGCGGATGATATCCCTGGAGGAGAACTATGACTCCCAAACCACACCGGATATGATTTTTACACTTCATGCATCGATGGCAAAATATGAGGCGGAGAAGTTATCGGTTCGGGTCAGACTGGGGAATATTGAAAAAGCGAAGAGAGGAAGGTGGACATCCGGAACCTGTCCGATTGGGTACAGGATTCGGGAGGGTCGTTTGGAACGTGATCCTGAGTATGCTCCTGTCGTACGAAGAATCTTTGATATGTATCTCGAGGGAAAGGGGATTCACACGATTATAAAAACACTGAACCGAGAAGAAATACCAACACCCCGTGGTGTGCCATGGGGACATAGCACCATTAGTCGAATGCTTAAAAACGAAGCTTATACAGGGACTCTTTTATATAATAAAACCGGAGAAAGAGTGATCCGTGAGTATGATGATGAAACCGGCCGGGTCAAGAAAAAAAGGACAGCAGTTCCGAAAAAGAAAACAGAGTGGGTGGTGGTGGAAAATGCTCATGAAGAGATCGTTTCCAAAGAGGAATTTAACAAAGTCCAAGGGATTATTCGTCATCGGGCAGTGAAGCGTAGCCCAAACAAGCAATATCCCCTTTCAGGTTTGGCGAAATGTGCCATGTGTGGGGGAACTCTTGTTGCGTGTAAAAAAAAGAATAACTACGGAAAGCTATATTACTATTACCGTTGTTTTACTTATCACTCTCAAGGAAAAGCGGTTTGTGAAGGTGTATCGATTGTCATGCACAAGCTGAATACAATCGTTCAATACAAACTCCAACAGCAACTTTCAGCGATTCGGAATGACTTTGACTTTTGGCAACAATACAAAGAAAATGATCTCCTCACTGTAACGATTGAGAAACAGATCAAAGAAATGGAAGGGAAAATCAGGAGGAAGCAGAAAGATATTGCCGACCTCTTTAACCAACGAAGATTTTTCGATGAAGATACATACAGAAAAATATTGGAGGATAAAAAGAACGGGATCATGCAATTGAGGGAACGAAGGGGAAATCTGGAGGATACATGGGTGCAAACATCTACAGGGGGGGCCAAACTGCAAAAGATACATGACACGATGGATCAATTCTTTCTGATCAAAGAGATCCGTTCAGAGCAAACCCGTGATTTGTTTGAAAGGTTTCTGGACAGCGTGATTGTTGACAAAGACTCCATAGAAATTAATTATTCCGTTGGTTTTCGCCCCTTAAATATTTGA
- a CDS encoding ArsR/SmtB family transcription factor, whose translation MDSEKLAEFYKTLGDKTRLRILSLLKVDERCVCELVEILGISQPTVSQHMRRLKSVHLVKERRQGRWVYYSLDGSTYPSFRSILESLPDPKQELKVPEGKVVCD comes from the coding sequence ATGGACTCAGAAAAGCTGGCAGAGTTCTATAAGACTCTCGGTGATAAAACCCGACTTCGTATTCTTTCCCTTTTGAAAGTGGATGAGCGTTGTGTTTGCGAGCTGGTGGAGATTCTTGGCATCTCCCAGCCGACTGTATCTCAACACATGCGGAGACTGAAAAGTGTCCACCTGGTGAAAGAACGCCGCCAAGGACGATGGGTGTATTACTCCTTGGATGGAAGCACTTACCCTTCTTTTCGTTCCATATTAGAGTCGCTTCCGGATCCCAAACAAGAGCTTAAAGTCCCGGAAGGAAAAGTGGTTTGCGACTAA